Proteins co-encoded in one Brassica rapa cultivar Chiifu-401-42 chromosome A02, CAAS_Brap_v3.01, whole genome shotgun sequence genomic window:
- the LOC103852118 gene encoding ethylene-responsive transcription factor ERF025, with product MSNGSNSPTTRTTSFRVASLALPSKSSDQSPQSSPGSSSSPTPTRRPSLPAGGSPARRTATGLSGRHSLFRGIRLRNGKWVSEIREPRKTTRIWLGTYPLPEMAAAAYDVAALALKGPDAVLNFPGLALTYVAPASNSAADIRAAAGRAAEMKQPERVLEPGQSEKEEEEEAILSSSLEFMDEEAMLNMPNLLTEMAHGMLMSPPRMTDPAPENHEEDSLWSYR from the coding sequence ATGTCGAACGGTAGTAATTCGCCGACCACCCGGACGACGTCGTTTCGCGTAGCTTCCCTCGCACTGCCTTCAAAATCTTCTGATCAGTCTCCTCAGTCATCTCCAGGCTCATCTTCGTCCCCAACTCCAACGCGGAGGCCTTCTCTCCCCGCCGGTGGATCTCCGGCGAGAAGAACGGCGACTGGATTATCCGGCCGGCACTCATTATTCAGGGGAATTCGTCTACGGAACGGAAAATGGGTGTCGGAGATTCGAGAGCCGCGTAAAACGACGCGAATATGGCTCGGGACTTATCCCCTCCCGGAGATGGCTGCCGCCGCTTACGACGTGGCGGCGCTAGCTCTGAAAGGCCCCGACGCCGTTTTGAACTTTCCTGGTTTGGCTTTGACTTATGTGGCTCCGGCTTCTAACTCTGCCGCGGATATTAGAGCTGCCGCCGGGAGAGCCGCGGAGATGAAGCAACCGGAGAGGGTATTGGAGCCGGGTCAATCCgagaaggaggaggaagaagaagcaatATTGTCTTCTTCGTTGGAGTTTATGGACGAGGAAGCGATGCTGAATATGCCGAATTTGTTGACGGAGATGGCGCATGGGATGTTGATGAGTCCACCGAGGATGACAGATCCGGCTCCGGAGAATCATGAAGAAGATAGTCTCTGGAGTTACAGATGA
- the LOC103852119 gene encoding uncharacterized protein LOC103852119: MSGGEVVVAAARVYRDLLKAVVKHVGKEDHKSHFTDFVKTEFRKKKAHSLDKINLARNYTYLLNSIHSHKDLLFSYNIAVDRTEEMKRVLGKSAASVGLRLPEVYQP; this comes from the exons ATGAGTGGTGGTGAAGTTGTTGTAGCTGCTGCTAGAGTCTACCGAGACCTTCTTAAAGCAGTTGTGAAACATGTTGGCAAAGAAGACCACAAGTCTCATTTCACAGACTTTGTAAAGACCGAGTTTCGGAAGAAGAAGGCACACTCACTCGACAAAATCAACCTTGCCCGCAACTACACTTATCTTCTTAACAGCATTCACTCTCACAAG GATCTGTTGTTCTCATACAACATTGCAGTTGATAGAACTGAAGAAATGAAGCGAGTGCTTGGCAAGTCTGCAGCGAGTGTTGGCCTTCGTCTTCCCGAGGTTTACCAGCCTTGA
- the LOC103852121 gene encoding protein HOTHEAD isoform X2 encodes MSFPILWLFHIIFIIIFIISHVSCYPDQAGNYSFMKDATFAPTFARYDYIIIGGGTSGCALAATLSQNATVLVLERGGSPYENPTATDIQNFATTLSNTSPKSWSQLFVSEDGVYNTRARVLGGGSVLNAGFYTRAGDDYVKEAEWKSDEVEAAYEWVENKIAFEPPVMGWQTALKDGLLEAGEFPYNGFTYNHTYGTKIGGTIFDNVGQRHTAANLLEYANPDTVAVYLHATVHKIVFTTKGRPRPKAYGVIFQDENGVLHKAELAKNAMNEVILSAGAIGSPQLLMLSGVGPMAHLAAHGIKPVVLDHPMVGQGMADNPMNAIFIPSPTPVEVSLIQAVGITKFDSYIEGASGVIFSYSWTRNYFDGVLNYLNETSHTTTSTPLSTQSITDFFKSIDPLFNATTQAGVILQKVAGPVSRGHLELRNTNPYDNPSVRFNYYQEPEDLKKCVEGITTIIKVINSKAFSKFKYPEATIPGLLDLILNVPTNLRPRHVTSVFNLKQFCIDTVMTIWHYHGGCQIGRVVDKNYKVLGIDGLRVIDGSTFLKSPGTNPQATVMMLGRYMGQKILKEREAFLEKKEEEA; translated from the exons ATGAGTTTTCCAATATTATGGCTGTTTCACATAATTTTCATCATAATATTCATCATCTCCCATGTTTCGTGTTATCCAGATCAAG CTGGGAATTATAGTTTTATGAAGGATGCAACCTTCGCACCAACGTTCGCTCGCTACGATTACATCATCATCGGAGGAGGTACCTCCGGTTGCGCGTTAGCCGCAACGCTATCTCAAAACGCTACCGTTTTGGTCCTAGAACGCGGCGGCTCGCCTTACGAAAACCCTACGGCGACAGATATCCAAAACTTCGCTACAACACTCTCAAACACATCTCCCAAATCGTGGTCGCAGCTCTTCGTCTCCGAAGACGGCGTTTACAACACACGTGCGCGCGTCCTAGGTGGAGGCTCCGTGCTAAACGCTGGATTCTACACACGTGCGGGGGATGACTACGTTAAGGAGGCTGAATGGAAGAGCGATGAAGTCGAAGCTGCTTATGAGTGGGTTGAGAATAAAATAGCGTTCGAACCGCCGGTTATGGGATGGCAAACGGCGTTAAAAGACGGGCTTTTGGAGGCTGGTGAGTTTCCGTATAATGGTTTCACGTACAATCATACCTACGGGACCAAGATTGGTGGTACGATTTTTGATAATGTCGGTCAGAGACATACCGCTGCGAATCTGTTGGAGTACGCAAATCCGGACACGGTTGCTGTCTATTTGCACGCTACTGTTCATAAGATCGTCTTCACCACTAAAG GAAGACCAAGGCCAAAAGCATACGGAGTGATATTTCAAGACGAAAATGGAGTGTTACACAAGGCAGAGCTTGCTAAGAACGCAATGAACGAGGTGATTTTGTCTGCAGGTGCCATTGGGAGCCCGCAGCTGCTGATGCTGAGCGGTGTGGGTCCTATGGCTCATCTTGCAGCTCACGGGATTAAACCGGTGGTCTTAGATCATCCAATGGTCGGGCAAGGAATGGCAGATAATCCAATGAACGCCATCTTTATTCCTTCACCTACGCCTGTGGAGGTTTCTCTAATACAAGCCGTtgggatcacaaaatttgataGTTACATTGAAGGAGCAAGTGGCGTCATCTTCTCTTATAGTTGGACTCGTAATTACTTCGATGGCGTTTTGAACTATCTTAACGAG ACAAGCCATACCACTACATCCACACCACTCTCCACTCAATCCATTACAGATTTTTTCAAATCTATAGATCCGTTATTCAATGCGACCACACAAGCCGGTGTAATCCTCCAGAAAGTGGCGGGACCGGTCTCGAGAGGTCACTTGGAGCTTAGGAACACAAACCCATATGATAATCCTTCAGTGAGATTTAACTACTATCAAGAGCCAGAGGATTTGAAGAAATGTGTTGAAGGGATTACCACTATCATTAAAGTGATTAACTCGAAGGCATTTTCCAAATTCAAGTACCCGGAGGCGACCATACCTGGCTTGCTTGATCTAATACTGAACGTTCCCACTAATCTACGGCCGAGGCACGTAACCTCggtgtttaatttaaaacaattttgCATCGACACTGTGATGACTATTTGGCATTACCATGGAGGTTGCCAAATTGGAAGAGTGGTAGACAAGAATTACAAAGTTTTAGGTATTGATGGTTTAAGGGTTATCGATGGATCAACATTTCTCAAGTCTCCAGGCACAAATCCTCAAGCTACGGTTATGATGCTTGGAAG GTATATGGGACAAAAGATTCTTAAAGAGAGGGAAGCTTTCCtcgaaaagaaagaagaagaagcatga
- the LOC103852121 gene encoding protein HOTHEAD isoform X1 has protein sequence MSFPILWLFHIIFIIIFIISHVSCYPDQAGNYSFMKDATFAPTFARYDYIIIGGGTSGCALAATLSQNATVLVLERGGSPYENPTATDIQNFATTLSNTSPKSWSQLFVSEDGVYNTRARVLGGGSVLNAGFYTRAGDDYVKEAEWKSDEVEAAYEWVENKIAFEPPVMGWQTALKDGLLEAGEFPYNGFTYNHTYGTKIGGTIFDNVGQRHTAANLLEYANPDTVAVYLHATVHKIVFTTKGRPRPKAYGVIFQDENGVLHKAELAKNAMNEVILSAGAIGSPQLLMLSGVGPMAHLAAHGIKPVVLDHPMVGQGMADNPMNAIFIPSPTPVEVSLIQAVGITKFDSYIEGASGVIFSYSWTRNYFDGVLNYLNEIQTSHTTTSTPLSTQSITDFFKSIDPLFNATTQAGVILQKVAGPVSRGHLELRNTNPYDNPSVRFNYYQEPEDLKKCVEGITTIIKVINSKAFSKFKYPEATIPGLLDLILNVPTNLRPRHVTSVFNLKQFCIDTVMTIWHYHGGCQIGRVVDKNYKVLGIDGLRVIDGSTFLKSPGTNPQATVMMLGRYMGQKILKEREAFLEKKEEEA, from the exons ATGAGTTTTCCAATATTATGGCTGTTTCACATAATTTTCATCATAATATTCATCATCTCCCATGTTTCGTGTTATCCAGATCAAG CTGGGAATTATAGTTTTATGAAGGATGCAACCTTCGCACCAACGTTCGCTCGCTACGATTACATCATCATCGGAGGAGGTACCTCCGGTTGCGCGTTAGCCGCAACGCTATCTCAAAACGCTACCGTTTTGGTCCTAGAACGCGGCGGCTCGCCTTACGAAAACCCTACGGCGACAGATATCCAAAACTTCGCTACAACACTCTCAAACACATCTCCCAAATCGTGGTCGCAGCTCTTCGTCTCCGAAGACGGCGTTTACAACACACGTGCGCGCGTCCTAGGTGGAGGCTCCGTGCTAAACGCTGGATTCTACACACGTGCGGGGGATGACTACGTTAAGGAGGCTGAATGGAAGAGCGATGAAGTCGAAGCTGCTTATGAGTGGGTTGAGAATAAAATAGCGTTCGAACCGCCGGTTATGGGATGGCAAACGGCGTTAAAAGACGGGCTTTTGGAGGCTGGTGAGTTTCCGTATAATGGTTTCACGTACAATCATACCTACGGGACCAAGATTGGTGGTACGATTTTTGATAATGTCGGTCAGAGACATACCGCTGCGAATCTGTTGGAGTACGCAAATCCGGACACGGTTGCTGTCTATTTGCACGCTACTGTTCATAAGATCGTCTTCACCACTAAAG GAAGACCAAGGCCAAAAGCATACGGAGTGATATTTCAAGACGAAAATGGAGTGTTACACAAGGCAGAGCTTGCTAAGAACGCAATGAACGAGGTGATTTTGTCTGCAGGTGCCATTGGGAGCCCGCAGCTGCTGATGCTGAGCGGTGTGGGTCCTATGGCTCATCTTGCAGCTCACGGGATTAAACCGGTGGTCTTAGATCATCCAATGGTCGGGCAAGGAATGGCAGATAATCCAATGAACGCCATCTTTATTCCTTCACCTACGCCTGTGGAGGTTTCTCTAATACAAGCCGTtgggatcacaaaatttgataGTTACATTGAAGGAGCAAGTGGCGTCATCTTCTCTTATAGTTGGACTCGTAATTACTTCGATGGCGTTTTGAACTATCTTAACGAG ATTCAGACAAGCCATACCACTACATCCACACCACTCTCCACTCAATCCATTACAGATTTTTTCAAATCTATAGATCCGTTATTCAATGCGACCACACAAGCCGGTGTAATCCTCCAGAAAGTGGCGGGACCGGTCTCGAGAGGTCACTTGGAGCTTAGGAACACAAACCCATATGATAATCCTTCAGTGAGATTTAACTACTATCAAGAGCCAGAGGATTTGAAGAAATGTGTTGAAGGGATTACCACTATCATTAAAGTGATTAACTCGAAGGCATTTTCCAAATTCAAGTACCCGGAGGCGACCATACCTGGCTTGCTTGATCTAATACTGAACGTTCCCACTAATCTACGGCCGAGGCACGTAACCTCggtgtttaatttaaaacaattttgCATCGACACTGTGATGACTATTTGGCATTACCATGGAGGTTGCCAAATTGGAAGAGTGGTAGACAAGAATTACAAAGTTTTAGGTATTGATGGTTTAAGGGTTATCGATGGATCAACATTTCTCAAGTCTCCAGGCACAAATCCTCAAGCTACGGTTATGATGCTTGGAAG GTATATGGGACAAAAGATTCTTAAAGAGAGGGAAGCTTTCCtcgaaaagaaagaagaagaagcatga
- the LOC103852122 gene encoding protein HOTHEAD isoform X2, whose amino-acid sequence MGFHIFPFILVTICILHGSCYSHKGFYRFMKDATLAPTHAHFDYIVIGGGTAGCALATTLSQNANVLVLERGGSPYDNPTATDLENFTNTLFNITPDSWSQPFISEDGVYNVRARVLGGESVLNAGFYSRAEEYYVEYAEWERDEVEAAYKWVESKLVYEPQVTGWQSALKHGLLEAGVLPYNGFTLDHIVGTKISGTIFDPAGHRHSAADLLEYANPDTIVVYLHALVHKILFTTKGGQRPRAYGVIYQDADGVFHKAELAKNAMSEVILCAGAIASPQLLMLSGVGPRAHLEAHGVNPVVLDHPMVGQGMGDNPLNTVFVSSPRPVETSLIKVVGITNFDTFIEGFSGLKLTNNLMHRFSEGILNETSRSTLAITEFFKSIDLRSNVLEIDGWIVNKVDGPVSRGHLELRNKNPDDNPSVRFNYYQEPEDLEKCVKGLKTIIKVINSNAFSSYKYPNATARELLNRMLTLPINLRPRHESAKFNLTQFCIDTVITIWHYHGGCQVGRVVDKNYRVLGIDALRVIDGSTFLKAPGTNPQATVMMLGRSWGRRFFEREMLGGNNEDYSITHQR is encoded by the exons GGTTTTACCGATTTATGAAAGATGCAACATTAGCACCAACTCATGCTCATTTTGACTACATAGTCATCGGAGGAGGAACAGCAGGTTGTGCATTAGCCACAACGCTCTCTCAAAACGCGAACGTGTTGGTTCTCGAACGTGGCGGCTCTCCTTACGACAATCCGACGGCCACCGATCTTGAAAACTTTACCAACACACTATTTAACATCACACCGGACTCATGGTCGCAGCCTTTCATCTCCGAGGACGGCGTTTACAACGTACGTGCGCGGGTCCTCGGAGGCGAGTCTGTGCTGAACGCTGGGTTTTACTCACGTGCGGAAGAGTATTACGTGGAGTATGCTGAGTGGGAGAGGGATGAAGTGGAAGCTGCTTACAAGTGGGTCGAGAGCAAACTTGTGTACGAGCCACAAGTAACAGGATGGCAATCTGCGTTGAAACATGGCTTGTTGGAGGCAGGTGTGTTACCGTACAACGGTTTCACCTTAGATCATATAGTTGGGACGAAGATCAGTGGTACAATCTTCGACCCAGCTGGCCATAGACACTCGGCCGCTGATTTGTTAGAGTATGCTAATCCGGACACAATTGTTGTCTACTTGCACGCTCTTGTCCACAAGATCCTCTTCACCACTAAAG GAGGCCAAAGACCTAGGGCGTACGGAGTAATATATCAAGATGCGGATGGAGTGTTCCACAAGGCAGAACTAGCAAAAAACGCAATGAGCGAGGTGATTTTGTGTGCGGGTGCCATCGCGAGCCCTCAACTGTTGATGCTGAGCGGCGTGGGTCCTAGGGCTCATCTTGAGGCCCATGGGGTGAACCCTGTGGTCCTAGATCATCCCATGGTTGGACAAGGGATGGGAGATAATCCGTTGAACACTGTTTTCGTCTCGTCTCCTCGACCTGTAGAAACGTCCCTCATAAAGGTTGTTGGGATTACCAACTTTGATACTTTCATCGAAGGTTTTAGTGGCCTGAAACTCACTAATAACTTGATGCATAGGTTCTCCGAAGGTATTCTCAACGAG ACAAGCCGCTCCACCCTAGCAATTACAGAATTCTTCAAATCCATTGATTTGCGATCGAACGTGCTGGAAATTGATGGTTGGATCGTCAATAAAGTTGACGGTCCAGTGTCCAGAGGTCACTTAGAACTCCGGAACAAGAATCCAGATGATAACCCTTCTGTGAGATTCAACTACTACCAAGAGCCGGAAGATCTTGAGAAGTGTGTTAAAGGACTTAAAACCATTATTAAAGTGATAAATTCGAATGCATTCTCTAGTTACAAGTATCCGAATGCAACTGCACGTGAGCTGCTCAAtcgcatgctgacccttcccatcaATCTCAGACCAAGGCACGAGTCGGCAAAGTTCAACTTGACACAATTTTGCATAGACACCGTGATAACTATTTGGCATTATCATGGAGGTTGCCAAGTTGGAAGAGTGGTCGACAAGAATTACAGAGTCTTAGGCATTGATGCTTTGAGGGTTATCGATGGATCCACGTTTCTTAAAGCTCCGGGCACTAATCCTCAAGCCACCGTCATGATGCTCGGAAGGT CATGGGGAAGAAGATTCTTCGAGAGAGAAATGCTTGGGGGAAATAACGAAGATTATTCGATCACGCATCAAAGATGA
- the LOC103852122 gene encoding protein HOTHEAD isoform X1 has protein sequence MGFHIFPFILVTICILHGSCYSHKGFYRFMKDATLAPTHAHFDYIVIGGGTAGCALATTLSQNANVLVLERGGSPYDNPTATDLENFTNTLFNITPDSWSQPFISEDGVYNVRARVLGGESVLNAGFYSRAEEYYVEYAEWERDEVEAAYKWVESKLVYEPQVTGWQSALKHGLLEAGVLPYNGFTLDHIVGTKISGTIFDPAGHRHSAADLLEYANPDTIVVYLHALVHKILFTTKGGQRPRAYGVIYQDADGVFHKAELAKNAMSEVILCAGAIASPQLLMLSGVGPRAHLEAHGVNPVVLDHPMVGQGMGDNPLNTVFVSSPRPVETSLIKVVGITNFDTFIEGFSGLKLTNNLMHRFSEGILNETSRSTLAITEFFKSIDLRSNVLEIDGWIVNKVDGPVSRGHLELRNKNPDDNPSVRFNYYQEPEDLEKCVKGLKTIIKVINSNAFSSYKYPNATARELLNRMLTLPINLRPRHESAKFNLTQFCIDTVITIWHYHGGCQVGRVVDKNYRVLGIDALRVIDGSTFLKAPGTNPQATVMMLGSVGTWGRRFFEREMLGGNNEDYSITHQR, from the exons GGTTTTACCGATTTATGAAAGATGCAACATTAGCACCAACTCATGCTCATTTTGACTACATAGTCATCGGAGGAGGAACAGCAGGTTGTGCATTAGCCACAACGCTCTCTCAAAACGCGAACGTGTTGGTTCTCGAACGTGGCGGCTCTCCTTACGACAATCCGACGGCCACCGATCTTGAAAACTTTACCAACACACTATTTAACATCACACCGGACTCATGGTCGCAGCCTTTCATCTCCGAGGACGGCGTTTACAACGTACGTGCGCGGGTCCTCGGAGGCGAGTCTGTGCTGAACGCTGGGTTTTACTCACGTGCGGAAGAGTATTACGTGGAGTATGCTGAGTGGGAGAGGGATGAAGTGGAAGCTGCTTACAAGTGGGTCGAGAGCAAACTTGTGTACGAGCCACAAGTAACAGGATGGCAATCTGCGTTGAAACATGGCTTGTTGGAGGCAGGTGTGTTACCGTACAACGGTTTCACCTTAGATCATATAGTTGGGACGAAGATCAGTGGTACAATCTTCGACCCAGCTGGCCATAGACACTCGGCCGCTGATTTGTTAGAGTATGCTAATCCGGACACAATTGTTGTCTACTTGCACGCTCTTGTCCACAAGATCCTCTTCACCACTAAAG GAGGCCAAAGACCTAGGGCGTACGGAGTAATATATCAAGATGCGGATGGAGTGTTCCACAAGGCAGAACTAGCAAAAAACGCAATGAGCGAGGTGATTTTGTGTGCGGGTGCCATCGCGAGCCCTCAACTGTTGATGCTGAGCGGCGTGGGTCCTAGGGCTCATCTTGAGGCCCATGGGGTGAACCCTGTGGTCCTAGATCATCCCATGGTTGGACAAGGGATGGGAGATAATCCGTTGAACACTGTTTTCGTCTCGTCTCCTCGACCTGTAGAAACGTCCCTCATAAAGGTTGTTGGGATTACCAACTTTGATACTTTCATCGAAGGTTTTAGTGGCCTGAAACTCACTAATAACTTGATGCATAGGTTCTCCGAAGGTATTCTCAACGAG ACAAGCCGCTCCACCCTAGCAATTACAGAATTCTTCAAATCCATTGATTTGCGATCGAACGTGCTGGAAATTGATGGTTGGATCGTCAATAAAGTTGACGGTCCAGTGTCCAGAGGTCACTTAGAACTCCGGAACAAGAATCCAGATGATAACCCTTCTGTGAGATTCAACTACTACCAAGAGCCGGAAGATCTTGAGAAGTGTGTTAAAGGACTTAAAACCATTATTAAAGTGATAAATTCGAATGCATTCTCTAGTTACAAGTATCCGAATGCAACTGCACGTGAGCTGCTCAAtcgcatgctgacccttcccatcaATCTCAGACCAAGGCACGAGTCGGCAAAGTTCAACTTGACACAATTTTGCATAGACACCGTGATAACTATTTGGCATTATCATGGAGGTTGCCAAGTTGGAAGAGTGGTCGACAAGAATTACAGAGTCTTAGGCATTGATGCTTTGAGGGTTATCGATGGATCCACGTTTCTTAAAGCTCCGGGCACTAATCCTCAAGCCACCGTCATGATGCTCGGAAG TGTAGGTACATGGGGAAGAAGATTCTTCGAGAGAGAAATGCTTGGGGGAAATAACGAAGATTATTCGATCACGCATCAAAGATGA
- the LOC103852122 gene encoding protein HOTHEAD isoform X3, with translation MGFHIFPFILVTICILHGSCYSHKGFYRFMKDATLAPTHAHFDYIVIGGGTAGCALATTLSQNANVLVLERGGSPYDNPTATDLENFTNTLFNITPDSWSQPFISEDGVYNVRARVLGGESVLNAGFYSRAEEYYVEYAEWERDEVEAAYKWVESKLVYEPQVTGWQSALKHGLLEAGVLPYNGFTLDHIVGTKISGTIFDPAGHRHSAADLLEYANPDTIVVYLHALVHKILFTTKGGQRPRAYGVIYQDADGVFHKAELAKNAMSEVILCAGAIASPQLLMLSGVGPRAHLEAHGVNPVVLDHPMVGQGMGDNPLNTVFVSSPRPVETSLIKVVGITNFDTFIEGFSGLKLTNNLMHRFSEGILNETSRSTLAITEFFKSIDLRSNVLEIDGWIVNKVDGPVSRGHLELRNKNPDDNPSVRFNYYQEPEDLEKCVKGLKTIIKVINSNAFSSYKYPNATARELLNRMLTLPINLRPRHESAKFNLTQFCIDTVITIWHYHGGCQVGRVVDKNYRVLGIDALRVIDGSTFLKAPGTNPQATVMMLGRYMGKKILRERNAWGK, from the exons GGTTTTACCGATTTATGAAAGATGCAACATTAGCACCAACTCATGCTCATTTTGACTACATAGTCATCGGAGGAGGAACAGCAGGTTGTGCATTAGCCACAACGCTCTCTCAAAACGCGAACGTGTTGGTTCTCGAACGTGGCGGCTCTCCTTACGACAATCCGACGGCCACCGATCTTGAAAACTTTACCAACACACTATTTAACATCACACCGGACTCATGGTCGCAGCCTTTCATCTCCGAGGACGGCGTTTACAACGTACGTGCGCGGGTCCTCGGAGGCGAGTCTGTGCTGAACGCTGGGTTTTACTCACGTGCGGAAGAGTATTACGTGGAGTATGCTGAGTGGGAGAGGGATGAAGTGGAAGCTGCTTACAAGTGGGTCGAGAGCAAACTTGTGTACGAGCCACAAGTAACAGGATGGCAATCTGCGTTGAAACATGGCTTGTTGGAGGCAGGTGTGTTACCGTACAACGGTTTCACCTTAGATCATATAGTTGGGACGAAGATCAGTGGTACAATCTTCGACCCAGCTGGCCATAGACACTCGGCCGCTGATTTGTTAGAGTATGCTAATCCGGACACAATTGTTGTCTACTTGCACGCTCTTGTCCACAAGATCCTCTTCACCACTAAAG GAGGCCAAAGACCTAGGGCGTACGGAGTAATATATCAAGATGCGGATGGAGTGTTCCACAAGGCAGAACTAGCAAAAAACGCAATGAGCGAGGTGATTTTGTGTGCGGGTGCCATCGCGAGCCCTCAACTGTTGATGCTGAGCGGCGTGGGTCCTAGGGCTCATCTTGAGGCCCATGGGGTGAACCCTGTGGTCCTAGATCATCCCATGGTTGGACAAGGGATGGGAGATAATCCGTTGAACACTGTTTTCGTCTCGTCTCCTCGACCTGTAGAAACGTCCCTCATAAAGGTTGTTGGGATTACCAACTTTGATACTTTCATCGAAGGTTTTAGTGGCCTGAAACTCACTAATAACTTGATGCATAGGTTCTCCGAAGGTATTCTCAACGAG ACAAGCCGCTCCACCCTAGCAATTACAGAATTCTTCAAATCCATTGATTTGCGATCGAACGTGCTGGAAATTGATGGTTGGATCGTCAATAAAGTTGACGGTCCAGTGTCCAGAGGTCACTTAGAACTCCGGAACAAGAATCCAGATGATAACCCTTCTGTGAGATTCAACTACTACCAAGAGCCGGAAGATCTTGAGAAGTGTGTTAAAGGACTTAAAACCATTATTAAAGTGATAAATTCGAATGCATTCTCTAGTTACAAGTATCCGAATGCAACTGCACGTGAGCTGCTCAAtcgcatgctgacccttcccatcaATCTCAGACCAAGGCACGAGTCGGCAAAGTTCAACTTGACACAATTTTGCATAGACACCGTGATAACTATTTGGCATTATCATGGAGGTTGCCAAGTTGGAAGAGTGGTCGACAAGAATTACAGAGTCTTAGGCATTGATGCTTTGAGGGTTATCGATGGATCCACGTTTCTTAAAGCTCCGGGCACTAATCCTCAAGCCACCGTCATGATGCTCGGAAG GTACATGGGGAAGAAGATTCTTCGAGAGAGAAATGCTTGGGGGAAATAA